One Nocardia iowensis DNA window includes the following coding sequences:
- a CDS encoding ubiquinol-cytochrome c reductase iron-sulfur subunit, translating to MTHDESVLTRRGVVAAGAGAVVAAATLTACTTDGKEKSTAPPTPTPDGKSATADQTGGKALAKTADIPVGGGVIVGDTVVTQPHAGTFVGLSAVCTHAGCKVTSVSDGTINCPCHGSRFGLDGAVSNGPAAKPLPPKAVRVVGDSVLAG from the coding sequence ATGACGCACGACGAATCGGTTCTCACCCGCCGCGGTGTGGTCGCGGCAGGCGCTGGCGCCGTTGTCGCGGCGGCGACGCTGACCGCATGCACCACCGACGGCAAGGAGAAGTCCACTGCCCCACCGACTCCCACGCCGGACGGGAAATCGGCGACAGCGGACCAGACCGGCGGCAAAGCGCTCGCCAAGACCGCCGATATTCCCGTCGGCGGCGGGGTGATCGTCGGCGACACCGTGGTGACCCAGCCGCACGCAGGCACTTTCGTCGGCCTGTCCGCGGTCTGTACGCATGCCGGTTGCAAGGTGACCTCGGTGTCCGACGGCACCATCAACTGTCCCTGCCACGGCAGCAGGTTCGGCCTGGACGGTGCGGTCTCGAACGGCCCGGCGGCCAAGCCGCTGCCCCCGAAAGCTGTTCGGGTCGTGGGTGATTCGGTGCTGGCAGGCTAG
- a CDS encoding VOC family protein: MSDVKPVPDGYPVVSPGLAIDGAAAAIDFYKHVFGASERMRMPGPDGKVAHCELMFGNSLVMVGDPSEEMDFLDPKRFGGTPVNLYVYVEDADAAFSAALTAGARELTPMTTQFYGDRSGAFEDPWGHRWTVATHIEDVPPDEMDRRMAELFG, from the coding sequence ATGTCTGATGTCAAGCCCGTTCCCGACGGGTATCCGGTGGTGTCACCGGGACTCGCGATCGACGGCGCCGCGGCCGCGATCGATTTCTACAAGCACGTGTTCGGCGCATCGGAGCGGATGCGCATGCCGGGGCCGGACGGCAAGGTCGCGCACTGCGAGTTGATGTTCGGAAATTCGCTGGTCATGGTCGGCGACCCGTCCGAGGAGATGGATTTCCTCGACCCGAAGCGGTTCGGTGGCACTCCGGTCAACCTGTACGTGTACGTCGAGGACGCGGATGCCGCGTTTTCCGCCGCACTCACCGCGGGGGCCAGGGAACTCACCCCGATGACCACGCAGTTCTACGGCGACCGCAGCGGCGCCTTCGAGGACCCGTGGGGTCATCGCTGGACCGTGGCCACCCACATCGAGGATGTCCCGCCGGACGAGATGGATCGGCGGATGGCGGAACTGTTCGGCTAG
- a CDS encoding Cmx/CmrA family chloramphenicol efflux MFS transporter → MPFVIYVLGLAVFAQGTSEFMLSGLVPDIAAELNASVPAAGALTSAFAVGMSVGAPLMAVLSLRWPRRRALLVFLLAFLIVHVVGAVSTSFAVLVTTRVLGALANAGFLAVGLATATSMVEPNAKGRATSVLLSGITLACVAGVPAGAVLGQAFGWRSAFWAVAVVSAPAAYAILRSVPNTVPASGTTAAPGARREARVLRRPRLLVLLLCGALVNAGTFCTFIYLAPLVTEVSGLTQAWVPAALALFGLGSFAGVTVGGRLADSRPLRLLIPGGIVLLAGWLLGTVAAGSAMVALPLVFVQGALSFAVGSTLIAQVLYAATEAPSLGGAFATAALNVGAAVGPALGGLAIGAGFGFRSPLGVSAVLVAAAFVAAGAAEVVRRIRSTPADEVLISR, encoded by the coding sequence ATGCCTTTCGTCATCTACGTCCTGGGACTGGCGGTATTCGCCCAGGGAACGTCCGAATTCATGCTGTCCGGCCTGGTGCCCGACATCGCCGCCGAACTGAATGCCTCCGTCCCCGCCGCAGGGGCGTTGACCTCGGCTTTCGCCGTGGGGATGAGCGTCGGGGCGCCGCTGATGGCGGTGCTGTCCCTGCGCTGGCCGCGGCGCCGGGCACTGCTCGTCTTCCTGCTCGCGTTTCTGATCGTGCACGTCGTCGGCGCGGTCAGCACCAGCTTCGCCGTGCTCGTCACGACCAGAGTCCTCGGCGCGCTGGCCAACGCCGGCTTCCTCGCCGTCGGCCTGGCGACGGCGACCAGCATGGTCGAGCCGAACGCGAAGGGGCGGGCCACCTCGGTGCTGTTGAGCGGCATCACGCTCGCCTGTGTCGCCGGGGTGCCCGCGGGTGCCGTGCTCGGCCAGGCGTTCGGGTGGCGTTCGGCGTTCTGGGCGGTGGCCGTCGTCTCCGCACCGGCCGCCTACGCCATCCTCCGATCGGTGCCGAACACCGTCCCGGCCAGCGGCACCACGGCTGCTCCCGGCGCCCGCCGGGAAGCACGCGTCCTGCGCCGTCCTCGACTGCTGGTCCTGCTGCTCTGCGGGGCACTGGTCAATGCGGGCACCTTCTGCACGTTCATCTATCTGGCGCCACTCGTGACCGAGGTCAGTGGACTCACCCAGGCGTGGGTACCGGCCGCGCTGGCGCTGTTCGGGCTCGGGTCGTTCGCCGGTGTGACCGTCGGCGGTCGGCTGGCGGATTCGCGGCCGCTGCGGCTGCTGATTCCCGGCGGCATCGTGCTGCTCGCCGGGTGGCTGCTCGGTACGGTAGCCGCGGGCAGCGCGATGGTGGCGCTCCCGCTGGTGTTCGTGCAGGGAGCGCTGTCGTTCGCGGTCGGATCGACGTTGATCGCGCAGGTGCTGTACGCGGCGACCGAGGCGCCGTCGCTGGGTGGTGCCTTCGCGACCGCCGCGCTGAATGTGGGCGCGGCGGTCGGCCCCGCCCTCGGCGGCCTGGCGATCGGCGCCGGATTCGGCTTCCGCTCTCCGCTGGGGGTCAGCGCGGTGCTGGTGGCGGCGGCATTCGTCGCGGCAGGCGCGGCCGAGGTGGTACGTCGGATCAGGTCGACCCCCGCCGACGAGGTGCTGATCTCCCGTTGA
- a CDS encoding RluA family pseudouridine synthase, translating into MRETRTMPVPDGLDGMRVDAGLSRLLGLSRTAVAALAEEGAVQLDGVAAGKSDRLAAGAWLEVIFPEPKRELSIEVAPVEGMRILYADDDIVAVDKPVGVAAHTGVGWTGPTVIGGLAAAGYRISTSGAHERQGIVHRLDVGTSGVMVVAQSEHAYTVLKRAFKQRTVDKRYHALVQGHPDPSSGTIDAPIGRARGNDWKFAVTADGRPSITHYDTVEAFQAASLLDIHLETGRTHQIRVHFSAIRHPCCGDLTYGADPRLADRLGLERQWLHARSLGFNHPADGRWLEITSEYPDDLKHALDVLRNA; encoded by the coding sequence ATGAGGGAAACACGAACCATGCCCGTTCCCGACGGGCTCGACGGCATGCGGGTCGACGCGGGCCTGTCGCGGCTGCTCGGCCTGTCCCGCACCGCCGTCGCCGCCCTCGCCGAGGAAGGCGCCGTGCAGCTCGACGGCGTCGCGGCGGGCAAATCCGATCGGCTGGCCGCGGGCGCCTGGCTCGAGGTGATCTTCCCGGAGCCGAAGCGGGAACTGTCCATCGAGGTCGCACCGGTCGAGGGGATGCGGATCCTCTACGCCGACGACGACATCGTCGCGGTGGACAAGCCGGTCGGCGTCGCGGCGCACACCGGCGTCGGCTGGACCGGTCCGACCGTGATCGGCGGACTGGCCGCGGCCGGGTACCGGATCTCCACCTCCGGCGCGCACGAACGGCAGGGCATCGTGCACCGGCTCGACGTGGGGACCTCCGGGGTGATGGTGGTCGCGCAGTCCGAGCACGCGTACACGGTGCTCAAGCGCGCGTTCAAGCAGCGCACCGTGGACAAGCGGTATCACGCACTGGTGCAAGGACATCCGGATCCGAGCAGCGGCACCATCGATGCCCCGATCGGGCGGGCCCGCGGCAACGACTGGAAGTTCGCGGTCACCGCGGACGGGCGACCGAGCATCACGCACTACGACACCGTCGAGGCGTTCCAGGCGGCGAGCCTGCTGGATATTCATCTGGAAACCGGCCGCACGCACCAGATCCGGGTGCACTTCTCCGCGATCCGGCACCCATGCTGTGGCGACCTCACCTACGGCGCCGACCCGCGTCTGGCCGACCGACTCGGGCTGGAAAGGCAATGGCTGCATGCCCGTTCGCTCGGCTTCAACCATCCCGCGGACGGCCGCTGGCTGGAGATCACCAGCGAATACCCGGACGACCTGAAGCACGCACTGGACGTCCTGCGCAATGCCTGA
- the lspA gene encoding signal peptidase II has product MMVRVSDAPPPEENPANTAEEANPATPPQRLRTLLVIAVILLGLDLLTKSIIVANLKPGQPVSIIGDFARLSLVRNPGAAFSMATGMTWLLTLVATAVVIGVVRIGRTLRSLWWAIGLGMVLGGALGNLVDRMFRAPGPLQGHVVDFIAIGWWPVFNVADSSIVCGAILLVVLTLFGFEPNGTRTGRGEPAGTDAAAETTSKKSTSEGNAA; this is encoded by the coding sequence ATGATGGTGCGTGTGAGTGATGCCCCGCCGCCCGAGGAGAACCCAGCAAACACCGCCGAGGAGGCGAACCCAGCGACTCCGCCCCAGCGGCTGCGGACCTTACTCGTCATCGCGGTAATCCTGCTCGGACTCGACCTGCTCACCAAGAGCATCATCGTGGCGAACCTGAAACCGGGCCAGCCGGTATCGATCATCGGCGACTTCGCCCGGCTGAGCCTGGTGCGCAATCCCGGTGCCGCCTTCTCGATGGCGACCGGCATGACCTGGCTGCTGACACTGGTCGCGACGGCCGTGGTGATCGGCGTGGTGCGCATCGGGCGCACGCTGCGGTCGCTGTGGTGGGCCATCGGGCTCGGCATGGTGCTCGGCGGCGCGCTCGGCAACTTGGTGGACCGCATGTTCCGCGCGCCGGGACCGTTGCAGGGGCACGTGGTCGACTTCATCGCGATCGGCTGGTGGCCGGTGTTCAACGTGGCGGACTCGTCGATCGTCTGCGGCGCGATCCTGCTGGTGGTGTTGACCCTGTTCGGCTTCGAGCCGAACGGGACCCGCACCGGGCGTGGCGAGCCGGCGGGCACCGACGCTGCGGCCGAGACCACCAGCAAGAAGTCCACCAGCGAAGGGAACGCGGCATGA
- a CDS encoding PhzF family phenazine biosynthesis protein, whose protein sequence is MEVLLHQIDAFADAPFSGNPAAVMPLPSWLPDSLLQHLAEENNLAETAFYTAELPPEAGAPPGDWPAFHLRWFTPLVEVDMCGHATLASAAQILEDMHPGADRVSFFTRSGWLHVDRTDDDEFVLDLPAVPATAVEPDITLVAALGVRPVRAYTGTDEVIVVATEQEVRDTAPIFTAFPPVARGVIVTARGETADFVSRFFAPGVGVMEDPVTGSAHAQLVPLWADELGRTELTARQLSRRGGSLRCELAGDRVLLVGRCRRYLDGVVRLPD, encoded by the coding sequence ATGGAGGTACTGCTGCACCAGATCGACGCGTTTGCCGACGCACCGTTCTCGGGCAACCCGGCCGCGGTGATGCCGCTCCCGTCGTGGCTCCCGGATTCGTTGCTGCAACACCTGGCCGAGGAGAACAATCTGGCCGAAACCGCCTTCTACACCGCGGAATTACCGCCGGAGGCGGGTGCGCCGCCGGGAGACTGGCCCGCCTTCCACCTCCGCTGGTTCACTCCTCTGGTCGAGGTCGACATGTGCGGGCACGCCACGCTGGCCAGTGCCGCACAGATTTTGGAGGACATGCACCCCGGCGCGGACCGAGTGAGCTTCTTCACACGCAGCGGTTGGTTACACGTCGACCGCACCGACGACGACGAATTCGTGCTCGATCTGCCCGCGGTGCCCGCTACCGCGGTGGAACCCGACATCACGCTGGTTGCCGCGCTCGGCGTGCGCCCCGTGCGGGCATACACCGGTACCGACGAGGTCATCGTGGTGGCCACCGAGCAGGAAGTCCGCGACACCGCGCCGATTTTCACCGCGTTCCCCCCGGTGGCCCGCGGCGTCATCGTCACGGCGCGCGGCGAGACCGCCGACTTCGTCTCCCGCTTCTTCGCCCCCGGCGTGGGAGTCATGGAGGACCCGGTCACCGGATCGGCGCACGCCCAACTGGTTCCGCTCTGGGCCGACGAACTCGGCCGTACCGAACTCACCGCCCGCCAGCTGTCCCGGCGGGGCGGCAGCCTGCGCTGCGAGCTCGCTGGTGACCGCGTGCTGCTCGTGGGCCGCTGCCGCCGTTATCTGGACGGCGTTGTGCGCCTTCCGGATTGA